Genomic segment of Salvia hispanica cultivar TCC Black 2014 chromosome 2, UniMelb_Shisp_WGS_1.0, whole genome shotgun sequence:
gctGAAGAATGAAGATAGATGAAAAACTGCTGCTAGATATTATTTCCTTGTGTTTGTGACTAAGTTGATATTCAATGTTCTCATCATTCTGTCTGGGTTTTATCCGTGTAGAGAGTGTCCTTCATACTCAATGTCTTAACTGTATGAATTCATTTGTTACAATTTTAATTCTCTCTGTAGCTATGTCTCCAAGTCtgattattgttttgttttaggaGATCTGGTGAAGATAGCGATGGTGAATATTTTAGGGATTCTAGTAGTGATGGAAGCAGTGATAGTGAGCAGGAGAGGGGTGGGTTGAACTATTCTAGAGAGCAACCAAGTTACCTCCAGAGCAGTAATAGTCCTCTCACAGTAGATCAAATGGCATTTCAAGAAGGCTTCTCTAGCGACGAAGGTGAAACTGGAAGCTCTCAGGGATGCTTGTTGTTTGAGTATCTCGAACGTGACCCCCCCTATTCTAGGGAGCCTTTGGCAAACAAGGTCCCATGTGTATcttatcataaatatttttttatcatatcgTGTCAAGATCTTTGTTTTGGTAAgcaattcatttttcacagATATCTGATCTTGCTCTCCAATTCCCTGAATTAAAAACGTTGAGGAGCTGTGATTTACTTCCATCAAGCTGGATTTCAGTCGCCTGGTATCTTTTCTAGACAATGCCTCGTTATTTCTTGATTCtgcttatttttttgtttctcgGATAAGGAGTATTGTTACTGTAGGTACCCGATTTACAGAATACCTACGGGTCCAACTCTCAGAGATCTGGACGCTTGCTTCTTGACCTTCCATTCTCTTCATACACCCATGACAGGTAGCTAAACTAGTAAGAGCCATACATAATGATTTCAGTTTTTTAGCCCGGCTCACTTCTTTGCTTGTCGCAGGAAGTGAAGTTGTGCATCCCCCAGTTGTGACATACCCTAGTGGGAGCGATGATGACCCTCAAGTTTCACTTCCGGTATTCGGGCTGGCTTCGTATAAATACAAAGCATCGCTGTGGACTCCACTGACAGGGCATCAGCGGCAGCTGGAAAATTCTCTGCTGCAAGCTGCGGATAACTGGCTAAACTTGGTCCGAGTGAATCACCCTGATTTCTCCTTCTTCTGCCGCAGATAATAACACTATGTTGCCCATTTAACCTTAGGTTGTTTTGCTCTGTTATAATAATGTATGTGATGAATATTTaaagaaagtgaaaaataatagttgaaaaaggaaaaacaaggGTGTAGTTGATAATGTTATGAAGACAGAGCAGGATATTTTGGTGTGCTGATGATCAAGTGTAGGATGGAGTTATTTGCATGAGGATTTTGGTAGATAATGTTATGTCATGTATATgtactatactactattagtATATTTGACATATATAGAAAGTGgtgtttagttttatattggaaatataagatagtagtaatattcACATTTCCTTTTCGATTTCAgcaatatatgaatatttcgTATACAGTGGAATTGAAAACAGAATCAGACGGATGGCCGCCGGCAAGCACAGATAGTGTGACTATTTAGAGCTTCCTCTCTTTTTTAGctattgttttaaattaaattttaacttattaaaatattactagtactaaaaaatatatacaatatcATAGAAATTTATACAAAGGATGttctttattattatatattcttcTATCTTTATAGCAGTGAAAGTTGGGGGAATGTCTGAATGTGTTGGGAAAAAAGTGTATGGAAATACGTTCGAGACACTTAATAATACTACATCATTCCCCACTAATTGCAATCTAATGAGAATGCTAAATCAgaattcaatatttcatttttgattAATCAGCATGCACTAAATAATGTGATACTCAAATATCGCAATTACACGTAtggtttatttattaaattaaaaagcaGGTGTCAATTCTTTTCTATATTCTGTTTTGGTATTAAAGCGGAGTAAAGCCATAAATTCCTACTACTAGTTGCTTTTCTGATTTCTCACTCCAGCAATCAGTTAAAAGTAGAGTTCACACAGCTGGAACATTCTCACACCAACTATACTGGAAATACACAGTGagaaatatctcaaaaaatGGGGATTTCAGTTCCCATTCTCGCCATCGCCATCTCTCTGCACCTCATTGCCTTCGTGCTCGCCGTCGGCGCCGAACGACGCCGTAGCACGGTGCTAtgttattccttttttttaatttaatttatgttttttagcGGCGATTGATTTGATTTCGATTTGTTTGTGCTTGTGAAGGCGACGGTGAAACCAGATCAGTACGATGAGAGAACGTACTGCGCGTACGACACCGACGCGTCGACGGTGTACGGGCTGGGGGCGTTTGGACTGCTGCTGATTGCGCAGGCGTTGATTCACGGCGTTACCAAGTGTTTCTGCTTTGGGAGAGGGATGATGGGCGGCCGCCGCTCTACTACTCGCGCCGTCGTCTTCTTCGTCCTCTCATGGTGAGTTTTACTCCCTGCTCCTACTGCAGCTATCTTATTTACCATTTCTACCACTTCTGCTGCTGCAGATGTGCTTGTGTGTTGTAGGTCCTACGCACGTGCTGGATTCTGTTGTGATTGAGTTAATGTTTTGATACAATTCTGTTGTGTGTTCTAATTGCAGCAAAAttgacatttattttatttagcgCCTGAGATTGTTGCTTCTTTTTGTTAGTGTTAGTTTGATGGTTATAAGTTCCTTTCAACTGCaggaatatatttattgtgaaTCTGTGGTTTCCTATTAATAGGGCTAGAAAGTGTGTATAGCTTACTGCTAACACAAATTGAAGTTATTATCCGGTGTTTTGGACTTAGTTTTGCCACAATTCTCTACTATCAAGAATATTAGCATCTGTTCTGTGTAATTAAAATCTGGGCGATGAGTTGCAGTCTTGTCTTGCACAAGGACCCTGTAAATTTCAATGATCCATTATTTGCATCTTCAAGTATCCCTGACTTTTGAATGTGTACCCTGACTTAAAGTAAAGAGTGGCATTTAAATACGTCAAGAAATTTATGCAATCCAAGCTTCAACCAATAGATTTTCTACTTATGGATTTAAGTTCACCTTCATGTAATATCCAACTGCAACCATGGTCTCACTCTCATctactcattcttactcaatACATTCCTTATTTACGTTTAACGTCACTTGGCTTTCCTAATTCATGCTTCCAGGTTTCGTCACAAAAGTCTGAAATTCTTAGCTTTAGATCTACCTTTTCGAACCAACTGAATATTGCATTGCAATTTGATTCCAAGTATTGAAGCTAGGATTTTCTATGAACTTTTGCTCATTAAGAGTGGGTAGATTTGTATCTTTTCTTAATTGTCTTGATCTCTTGGTGAATGCTCAGAGCATAATTACTTGATCATTGAATGAGTAAAGGCTTTCTTGATCTCATTACTCTGCTCAAATTGAGATGGTAACTTTTGATCATATTGTAAAGTATAAGAAATAAGAGATTACCTAGATGGGGAACAAGCAAGTACCTTCACCAGTTTATCCaacctaaaattaaaaacaagaaACTTTGGAAGTTCACATGTcatgaaatttatgaaatgtcaacaacgaCAAGCCAAGTAGGAGTTGAGACTGCCTACGAGAACTACCCCTTTGCATATATGAAAACCAAGTAAGAGATGAGATTCCTACTAATGGAGCTATGTTTTGTACACTACCTATCATTTAATTGACATAATAACAAGCAATGAAATCAGTACCCACCCATTACTCAAGAAAAAACAGTCACCGACATGACAATAATTGGTGAACGTATTACTTGTTTCATTTCTAGAACCCCTTGCTTCTGATTGTTCTctagaatatataaatacaagaTATGATATGGTGTGTCCTCTCTTTTGTAAAGAGTGGGATCTAGGATTCAAATTACTACTTCTCCCCTCCCCAAtgtaaaataagtaaaaactTCAATGATGTGAAGCTTCTTACAAAATTGTTCTTATGCCCTTTTTCTGTAATATTATTCATATGGACTGGCTTAACCATACATATATGTTAATGCGAGTATAGGGAGGTATTTGTATTCTTATATTTGTGTAATTCATACAATTAGATATACTCATAAATCTTCTATTCTATTTGGATTGAAATGGGGAAAACAACAGGGTCATCTTTCTAGCTGCGGAGGCATGCTTGCTGGCAGGATCAGCTCGGAATGCTTACCACACGAAATATCGAGCAATTTTTCATGTAGAGCACTTATCTTGTGCCACTCTTCGTAAGGGTGTGTTCGCTGCAGGTGCTGCCCTAACATTGTTAGCAATGACGGCAACCACTTTTTACTATTGGATGCACACCAAGGCTGATACTGGTGGATGGGAAAAGCATCAAAACGAAGGAGTCGGATTAACCCCCTCACATTTTGCA
This window contains:
- the LOC125204019 gene encoding uncharacterized protein LOC125204019 isoform X1; this translates as MLGPGLQFNRSRNGEDRFYSVAKARLSRDLRRAQSDVTPSRSKSQPDEPLPEKSDEDIPVSELSPLCNLERFLESVTPSLPAQYLPKMKVRSWRTSNAESQPFFVLSDLWESFKEWSAYGVGVPLILNDRDGVVQYYVPYLSGIQLYADLSKSTVKLRRSGEDSDGEYFRDSSSDGSSDSEQERGGLNYSREQPSYLQSSNSPLTVDQMAFQEGFSSDEGETGSSQGCLLFEYLERDPPYSREPLANKISDLALQFPELKTLRSCDLLPSSWISVAWYPIYRIPTGPTLRDLDACFLTFHSLHTPMTGSEVVHPPVVTYPSGSDDDPQVSLPVFGLASYKYKASLWTPLTGHQRQLENSLLQAADNWLNLVRVNHPDFSFFCRR
- the LOC125204019 gene encoding uncharacterized protein LOC125204019 isoform X2; its protein translation is MLGPGLQFNRSRNGEDRFYSVAKARLSRDLRRAQSDVTPSRSKSQPDEPLPEKSDEDIPVSELSPLCNLERFLESVTPSLPAQYLPKMKVRSWRTSNAESQPFFVLSDLWESFKEWSAYGVGVPLILNDRDGVVQYYVPYLSGIQLYADLSKSTVKLRSGEDSDGEYFRDSSSDGSSDSEQERGGLNYSREQPSYLQSSNSPLTVDQMAFQEGFSSDEGETGSSQGCLLFEYLERDPPYSREPLANKISDLALQFPELKTLRSCDLLPSSWISVAWYPIYRIPTGPTLRDLDACFLTFHSLHTPMTGSEVVHPPVVTYPSGSDDDPQVSLPVFGLASYKYKASLWTPLTGHQRQLENSLLQAADNWLNLVRVNHPDFSFFCRR
- the LOC125204021 gene encoding uncharacterized protein LOC125204021, with the protein product MGISVPILAIAISLHLIAFVLAVGAERRRSTATVKPDQYDERTYCAYDTDASTVYGLGAFGLLLIAQALIHGVTKCFCFGRGMMGGRRSTTRAVVFFVLSWVIFLAAEACLLAGSARNAYHTKYRAIFHVEHLSCATLRKGVFAAGAALTLLAMTATTFYYWMHTKADTGGWEKHQNEGVGLTPSHFAENQHQMKTGEFDKV